In a genomic window of Accipiter gentilis chromosome 23, bAccGen1.1, whole genome shotgun sequence:
- the CAMK1 gene encoding calcium/calmodulin-dependent protein kinase type 1: MPLGQDGPSWKKRTEDIRRIYDFREVLGTGAFSEVVLAEEKATRKLVAIKCIAKKALEGKETSIENEIAVLHKIKHPNIVALDDIYESSTHLYLIMQLVSGGELFDRIVEKGFYTERDASALIRQILDAVKYLHNMGIVHRDLKPENLLYYSLDEDSKIMISDFGLSKIEGCGSVMSTACGTPGYVAPEVLAQKPYSKAVDCWSIGVIAYILLCGYPPFYDENDAKLFEQILRAEYEFDSPYWDDISDSAKDFIQHLMEKDPSKRFTCEQALQHPWIAGDTALDKNIHQSVSEQIKKNFAKSKWKQAFNATAVVRHMRKLQLGTSQEGPGQTTPTSPGERLAGGTSNGSDCGCLPVSRAQRLPPD; this comes from the exons ATGCCGCTGGGGCAGGATGGGCCCAGCTGGAAGAAGAGGACCGAGGACATTCGGCGCATCTACGACTTCCGTGAGGTCCTGGGCAC ggGGGCCTTCTCGGAGGTGGTCCTGGCGGAGGAGAAGGCGACGCGGAAGCTGGTGGCCATCAAGTGCATCGCCAAGAAGGCGCTGGAGGGGAAGGAGACCAGCATCGAGAACGAGATTGCCGTCCTCCACAA gatCAAGCACCCCAACATCGTGGCCTTGGATGACATCTATGAGAGCAGCACCCACCTCTACCTCATCATGCAGCT GGTCTCAGGGGGGGAACTCTTTGACCGCATTGTGGAGAAGGGCTTCTACACCGAGCGGGACGCCAGCGCCCTGATCCGGCAGATCCTCGACGCTGTCAAGTACCTGCACAACATGGGCATTGTCCATCGTGACCTGAAG cccgaGAACCTGCTCTATTACAGCCTGGACGAGGACTCCAAGATCATGATCAGTGACTTTGGGCTGTCGAAGATTGAGGGTTGCGGCAGCGTCATGTCCACAGCCTGTGGCACCCCCGGCTACGTGG ccccagaggtGCTGGCGCAGAAGCCCTACAGCAAGGCAGTGGATTGCTGGTCCATCGGGGTCATCGCCTACATTCT GCTTTGTGGTTACCCCCCATTCTACGACGAGAACGATGCCAAGCTCTTCGAGCAGATCCTGCGGGCCGAGTACGAGTTTGACTCGCCCTACTGGGACGACATCTCAGACTCGG CCAAGGACTTCATCCAGCACCTGATGGAGAAGGACCCCAGCAAGCGCTTCACCTGCGAGCAagccctgcagcatccctg GATTGCTGGGGACACAGCCCTGGACAAGAACATCCACCAGTCGGTGAGCGAGCAGATCAAGAAGAATTTTGCAAAGAGCAAGTGGAAG CAAGCCTTCAACGCCACGGCGGTGGTGAGACACATGCGGAAGCTGCAGCTGGGAACCAGCCAGGAGGGCCCTGGGCAGACAACTCCCACCAGCCCCGGCGAGCGGCTGGCGGGGGGCACCAGCAACG GGTCGGACTGTGGGTGCCTGCCTGTGAGCAGAGCTCAGCGCCTCCCACCAGACTGA